The following are encoded together in the Glycine soja cultivar W05 chromosome 5, ASM419377v2, whole genome shotgun sequence genome:
- the LOC114413686 gene encoding THO complex subunit 2-like isoform X2 — protein MSLPPIECAYVTEECIREWRSGNPALKVSQPVPMLRFLYELCWTMVRGELPFQKCKVALDSVIFSDKASNEKIASNFSDIVTQMAQDHTMSGEFRSRLIKLARWLVESEMVPVRLLQERCEEEFLGEVELIKIKAQELKVKEVRVNTRLLYQQTKFNLLREESEGYAKLVTLLCRDSEAPTQKSSAATIGIIKSLIGHFDLDPNRVFDIVLECFELQPDDDVFIELIPIFPKSHASQILGFKFQYYQRMEVNGPVPFGLYRLTALLVKQDFIDLDSIYAHLLPRDDEAFEHYNTFSSKRLDEANKIGRINLAAIGKDLMDDEKQGDVTIDLFAAIDMETDAVEERTTELQSSQTLGLLTGFLSVDDWYHAHLLFERLSPLNAVEHIQICDSLFRLIKKSISSAYDVIRQTHLQNPGLSTGGSTDVMDVDNSSGFSSFIDLPKELFQMLACTGPYLYRDTVLLQKVCRVLRGYYLSALELVSHGNGVLNPQLQVPGNLHLHLKEARLRVEDALGACLLPSLQLIPANPAVGQEIWELMSLLPYEVRYRLYGEWEKDDERIPMLLAARQTAKLDTRRILKRLAKENLKQLGRMVAKLAHANPMTVLRTIVHQIEAYRDMITPVVDAFKYLTQLEYDILEYVVIERLVLGGRDKLKDDGLNLSDWLQSLASFWGHLCKKYPSMELRGLFQYLVNQLKKGQGIELVLLQELIQQMANVQYTENLTEEQLDAMAGSETLRYQATSFGVTRNNKALIKSTSRLRDALLPNDEPKLAIPLLQLIAQHCSLVVINADAPYIKMVSEQFDRCHGTLLQYVEFLCSAVTPASNYAILVPSLNDLVHLYHLDPEVAFLIYRPVMRLFKSPRNPDVCWPLGDKDAASDASTNFESDPLDHSASMVLNLGSDQNPISWSYLLDTVKTMLPSKAWNSLSPDLYATFWGLTLYDLYVPKNRYESEIAKLHANLKSLEELSDNSSSAIAKRKKEKERIQESLDRLISELHKHEENVASVRRRLSHEKDKWLSSCPDTLKINMEFLQRCIFPRCTFSMPDAVYCAMFVHTLHSLGTPFFNTVNHIDVLICKTLQPIICCCTEYEAGRLGRFLYETLKIAYYWKSDESIYERECGNMPGFAVYYRYPNSQRVTYGQFIKVHWKWSQRITRLLIQCLESTEYMEIRNALIMLTKISSVFPVTRKSGINLEKRVAKIKSDEREDLKVLATGVAAALAARKPSWVTDEEFGMGYLELKPSPSMTKSSAGNSATVQSGINLNVSQTESVSGKHVDSGNTVKDQAIRTKTVDGKSERIESITVTKSDAGHIKLKSSSMVNGLDAQSSMAPSSVQSGMPKSMENPKQVEESINRASDEHGTRSTELRTSAKRSVPASSLAKPSKQDPVKEDGRSGKPVARTSGSLSSDKDLQTHALEGRHTGTTNVPSSNGNTISGSTKGSNPPVKISLDGPGNESKAEVGVAKSSDIRASMVKDDGNDITDNPRGSSSRIVHSPRHENTVVTSKSNDRVQKRASSVEEPDRLGKRRKGDVELRDFETELRFSEREKMMDPRFADDKLGPEEHGLYRASDKPLERTKDKGNERYERDHRERMDRLDKSRGDDFVAEKPRDRSIERYGRERSVERMQERGSDRSFNRLPEKAKDERNKDDRNKLRYNDASAEKSHGAGRRDEDVDRRYGATRHSQRLSPRHEEKERRWSEETVVSQDDAKRRKEDDFRDRKREEIKVEEREREREKANILKEELDLNAASKRRKLKREHLPTDEPGEYSAVAHPPSSAGTGMPLAYDGRDRGDRKGPIMQHPSYIDESSLRIHGKEAASKLNRRDSDPLYDREWEDEKRQRADQKRRHRK, from the exons ATGTCTCTTCCACCCATAGAGTGTGCATACGTAACGGAAGAGTGTATTCGGGAATGGAGGAGTGGCAACCCTGCCCTCAAGGTTTCCCAACCTGTTCCAATGCTTCGCTTTCTCTACGAGCTCTGCTGGACCATG GTTCGGGGAGAATTGCCCTTTCAGAAGTGTAAAGTAGCATTAGATTCTGTTATATTTTCAGATAAAGCTTCCAATGAGAAAATAGCTTCAAATTTTTCTGATATAGTGACCCAGATGGCTCAAGAT CATACAATGTCAGGAGAGTTCCGTTCTCGTCTCATCAAACTG gCAAGATGGCTTGTGGAATCTGAAATGGTTCCAGTTAGGCTACTTCAAGAACGTTGTGAG GAAGAATTTTTGGGGGAGGTTGAGTTGATCAAAATTAAGGCTCAGGAGTTGAAGGTTAAAGAG GTCAGAGTTAATACCCGACTTCTCTATCAGCAAACCAAATTCAACCTTCTCAGGGAAGAGAGTGAGGGCTATGCAAAGCTG GTTACTCTTCTTTGTCGGGACTCTGAAGCACCTACTCAAAAATCATCTGCAGCAACAATTGGCATTATTAAG TCATTAATTGGCCATTTTGATTTGGATCCAAATCGTGTTTTTGATATT GTTCTTGAGTGTTTTGAACTGCAGCCTGATGATGATGTGTTTATAGAATTGATTCCTATTTTTCCAAAG TCTCATGCTTCACAGATTCTTGGATTTAAGTTTCAATATTATCAACGGATGGAAGTCAACGGTCCTGTTCCATTTGGGCTCTATAGACTGACAGCCTTGCTGGTGAAGCAAGATTTTATTGATCTTGATAGCAT ATATGCTCATCTACTTCCCAGGGATGATGAGGCATTTGAGCATTacaatactttctcttccaagcgCCTTGATGAG GCTAATAAAATTGGAAGAATAAACCTTGCTGCAATTGGAAAAGATCTAATGGATGATGAGAAACAGGGGGATGTCACTATAGATCTCTTTGCTGCTATAGACATGGAAACAGATGCGGTTGAAGAGCGGACAACTGAGCTTCAGAGCAGTCAGACTTTGGGCTTGCTTACTGGCTTTCTTTCAGTGGATGACTG GTATCATGCACATCTACTCTTTGAACGTCTTTCACCACTCAATGCAGTGGAACATATTCAAATATGTGACAGTTTGTTCAG GCTTATCAAGAAGTCAATTTCTTCAGCATATGATGTTATTCGTCAGACACATCTTCAAAATCCTGGATTGTCCACAGGAGGCAGCACTGATGTTATGGATGTAGATAACTCTTCAGGATTCAGTTCTTTCATAGATCTTCCAAAGGAACTTTTTCAGATGCTTGCTTGTACTGGACCTTATCTCTACCGTGATACTGTACTGTTGCAGAAG GTTTGTAGGGTGTTGAGAGGTTATTACCTTTCTGCTCTTGAGCTTGTAAGTCATGGAAATGGTGTCTTGAATCCTCAATTACAAGTTCCTGGAAATCTTCACCTACATCTTAAGGAGGCAAGGCTAAGGGTGGAGGATGCTTTAGGAGCATGTCTACTACCTTCTCTGCAGTTAATTCCTGCCAATCCAGCCGTTGGCCAGGAAATTTGGGAACTAATGAGCCTTCTTCCTTATGAG GTGCGATATCGTTTGTATGGTGAATGGGAAAAAGATGATGAGCGCATTCCTATGCTTTTAGCTGCAAGACAAACTGCCAAG TTGGACACTAGACGTATTTTGAAACGGCTGGCAAAGGAAAATTTGAAGCAGCTGGGCCGGATGGTTGCAAAATTAGCTCATGCCAACCCTATGACTGTCCTTCGAACAATTGTTCATCAG ATTGAGGCTTATAGAGACATGATTACTCCTGTAGTGGATGCATTTAAGTACTTAACTCAG CTTGAGTATGATATATTGGAATATGTTGTGATTGAGCGCTTGGTGCTTGGCGGACGTGATAAGTTAAAGGATGATGGCCTTAATTTGTCTGATTGGCTTCAATCTCTTGCTTCATTTTGGGGCCACCT GTGTAAGAAGTACCCATCAATGGAATTACGGGGCCTTTTCCAGTATCTTGTGAATCAGTTAAAGAAGGGGCAGGGAATTGAGCTTGTTCTACTgcag GAGCTTATTCAACAAATGGCTAATGTCCAGTACACGGAGAACTTGACTGAGGAACAGTTGGATGCAATGGCTGGGAGTGAGACTCTCAGATATCAAGCAACATCTTTTGGTGTAACTCGGAATAATAAG GCATTGATAAAGTCAACTAGCAGACTTCGAGATGCATTACTTCCAAATGATGAACCGAAGTTGGCGATCCCCCTGTTACAGCTTATTGCTCAACATTGTTCTTT GGTTGTCATCAATGCAGATGCACCCTACATTAAAATGGTTAGTGAGCAATTTGATAGATGTCATGGAACTCTCCTTCAATATGTGGAGTTTCTTTGCAGTGCAGTCACTCCAGCATCAAATTATGCCATTCTTGTTCCCTCCCTCAATGACCTGGTTCACCTTTACCACCTAGACCCTGAG GTTGCTTTCTTGATATATCGCCCTGTAATGAGGCTTTTCAAGTCTCCGAGGAACCCTGATGTTTGCTGGCCCTTGGGTGATAAAGATGCTGCAAGTGATGCATCTACAAACTTTGAGTCTGATCCTTTGGATCATTCTGCTAGTATGGTTCTAAATCTTGGCTCTGATCAAAATCCTATAAG TTGGTCGTATCTTCTTGATACTGTTAAAACCATGTTGCCTTCAAAAGCATGGAATAGCTTATCTCCTGATCTTTATGCTACGTTTTGGGGTCTTACATTATATGATCTGTATGTTCCAAAAAATCGTTATGAGTCAGAAATAGCCAAATTGCATGCTAATCTTAAATCTTTGGAGGAGCTTTCTGACAATTCAAGCTCAGCAATCGcgaagaggaagaaagaaaaggaaagaattcAAGAATCTCTTGATCGTCTGATCAGTGAACTGCATAAACATGAAGAGAATGTTGCATCTGTTCGTAGACGGCTTTCTCATGAAAAAGACAAATGGTTAAGTTCCTGTCCTGACACCTTAAAGATCAACATGGAGTTTCTTCAGCGTTGTATATTTCCACGCTGTACTTTTAGTATGCCAGATGCAGTTTATTGTGCTATGTTCGTACACACACTCCATTCCCTTGGAACCCCCTTTTTTAACACAGTCAATCACATAGATGTTCTTATTTGTAAGACCCTACAGCCAATAATATGCTGCTGCACTGAATACGAGGCAGGCAGGCTTGGCAGGTTTCTGTATGAGACTTTGAAGATTGCATACTATTGGAAG agtGATGAATCTATTTATGAACGTGAGTGTGGAAACATGCCTGGCTTTGCTGTCTACTATAGATATCCGAATAGCCAGCGAGTTACATATGGCCAGTTCATTAAG GTACACTGGAAGTGGAGTCAAAGAATCACTCGTTTACTAATTCAGTGTCTTGAATCTACCGAGTACATGGAAATTAGAAATGCTCTTATAATGTTGACAAAAATTTCTAGTGTTTTCCCTGTTACTCGGAAGAGTGGGATCAACCTTGAAAAGCGG GTAgctaagattaaaagtgatgaaaGGGAGGATCTTAAGGTGTTGGCAACTGGTGTTGCAGCAGCATTGGCTGCTAGGAAG CCTTCTTGGGTTACCGATGAAGAATTTGGTATGGGTTATCTTGAGTTGAAACCTTCACCATCTATGACTAAATCTTCAGCTGGAAACTCCGCAACTGTACAAAGTGGGATAAATCTCAATGTTTCACAAACTGAATCTGTCAGTGGAAAACATGTGGACTCCGGAAACACAGTCAAAGATCAGGCAATAAGAACAAAAACTGTAGATGGCAAGTCCGAGAGAATTGAAAGCATTACAGTGACAAAATCTGATGCTGGCCACATTAAACTCAAGAGTAGTTCAATGGTGAATGGATTGGATGCTCAATCATCCATGGCCCCGTCTTCTGTACAATCTGGGATGCCAAAATCTATGGAAAACCCAAAGCAAGTGGAAGAATCCATAAATAGAGCATCAGATGAACATGGGACAAGAAGTACTGAG TTAAGAACTTCAGCAAAACGTTCAGTTCCTGCTAGTTCACTTGCAAAGCCCTCAAAACAAGATCCTGTAAAAGAGGATGGTAGATCTGGAAAACCTGTTGCTAGAACTTCTGGTTCCTTGAGCAGCGACAAGGATCTACAAACCCATGCATTGGAGGGAAGACACACTGGAACTACCAATGTACCTTCTTCAAATGGTAACACCATTTCAGGTTCTACAAAAGGTTCAAATCCACCAGTCAAGATTTCATTGGATGGTCCTGGTAATGAATCCAAGGCAGAGGTTGGAGTTGCCAAGTCTTCTGATATTAGGGCTTCTATGGTGAAGGATGATGGAAATGATATTACTGACAATCCAAGAGGATCCTCCTCTCGCATAGTTCATTCCCCTAGGCATGAAAACACAGTAGTTACTTCAAAGTCTAATGATAGAGTTCAGAAGAGAGCTAGTTCTGTTGAAGAACCTGACAGACTAGGTAAACGACGGAAAGGGGATGTGGAGCTAAGAGATTTTGAAACTGAACTCAGATTCTCTGAAAGAGAGAAGATGATGGATCCTCGATTTGCTGATGACAAATTGGGACCAGAGGAACATGGTCTGTACAGGGCAAGTGATAAGCCATTGGAAAGGACAAAAGACAAAGGCAACGAAAGATATGAAAGGGATCACAGGGAAAGAATGGACCGTCTGGATAAGTCTCGTGGTGATGACTTTGTTGCAGAAAAACCTAGGGATAGGTCAATTGAAAGATATGGAAGAGAACGATCTGTTGAGAGAATGCAAGAGAGGGGTAGTGATAGGAGTTTTAATAGACTCCCTGAGAAAGCCAAGGATGAAAGAAACAAGGATGATAGAAATAAATTACGATACAATGATGCATCAGCAGAAAAATCTCATG GAGCTGGTAGGCGTGATGAAGATGTTGATAGAAGGTATGGAGCTACAAGGCACTCTCAAAGACTTTCTCCAAGGCATGAAGAAAAAGAACGGAGATGGTCTGAAGAGACTGTGGTTTCTCAGGATGATGCCAAACGCCGAAAAGAAGACGATTTTCGAGATCGAAAACGTGAGGAAATTAAG GTGGAAGAGAGGGAGCGGGAAAGAGAGAAAGCAAACATTCTAAAGGAAGAGTTGGACTTAAATGCCGCATCCAAGAGACGTAAACTCAAGAGGGAGCATTTACCAACTGATGAACCTGGCGAGTACTCTGCAGTGGCCCATCCACCTTCTTCCGCTGGTACTGGCATGCCGCTGGCATATGATGGAAGGGACAGAGGAGACAGAAAGGGACCCATCATGCAGCATCCAAGTTACATAGATGAATCAAGTCTCAGGATTCACGGTAAAGAGGCGGCCAGCAAGTTGAATCGCCGTGATTCAGATCC CTTGTATGACCGTGAATGGGAGGATGAGAAGAGACAAAGAGCTGATCAGAAGCGAAGGCACCGGAAGTAA
- the LOC114413686 gene encoding THO complex subunit 2-like isoform X1, whose amino-acid sequence MSLPPIECAYVTEECIREWRSGNPALKVSQPVPMLRFLYELCWTMVRGELPFQKCKVALDSVIFSDKASNEKIASNFSDIVTQMAQDHTMSGEFRSRLIKLARWLVESEMVPVRLLQERCEEEFLGEVELIKIKAQELKVKEVRVNTRLLYQQTKFNLLREESEGYAKLVTLLCRDSEAPTQKSSAATIGIIKSLIGHFDLDPNRVFDIVLECFELQPDDDVFIELIPIFPKSHASQILGFKFQYYQRMEVNGPVPFGLYRLTALLVKQDFIDLDSIYAHLLPRDDEAFEHYNTFSSKRLDEANKIGRINLAAIGKDLMDDEKQGDVTIDLFAAIDMETDAVEERTTELQSSQTLGLLTGFLSVDDWYHAHLLFERLSPLNAVEHIQICDSLFRLIKKSISSAYDVIRQTHLQNPGLSTGGSTDVMDVDNSSGFSSFIDLPKELFQMLACTGPYLYRDTVLLQKVCRVLRGYYLSALELVSHGNGVLNPQLQVPGNLHLHLKEARLRVEDALGACLLPSLQLIPANPAVGQEIWELMSLLPYEVRYRLYGEWEKDDERIPMLLAARQTAKLDTRRILKRLAKENLKQLGRMVAKLAHANPMTVLRTIVHQIEAYRDMITPVVDAFKYLTQLEYDILEYVVIERLVLGGRDKLKDDGLNLSDWLQSLASFWGHLCKKYPSMELRGLFQYLVNQLKKGQGIELVLLQELIQQMANVQYTENLTEEQLDAMAGSETLRYQATSFGVTRNNKALIKSTSRLRDALLPNDEPKLAIPLLQLIAQHCSLVVINADAPYIKMVSEQFDRCHGTLLQYVEFLCSAVTPASNYAILVPSLNDLVHLYHLDPEVAFLIYRPVMRLFKSPRNPDVCWPLGDKDAASDASTNFESDPLDHSASMVLNLGSDQNPISWSYLLDTVKTMLPSKAWNSLSPDLYATFWGLTLYDLYVPKNRYESEIAKLHANLKSLEELSDNSSSAIAKRKKEKERIQESLDRLISELHKHEENVASVRRRLSHEKDKWLSSCPDTLKINMEFLQRCIFPRCTFSMPDAVYCAMFVHTLHSLGTPFFNTVNHIDVLICKTLQPIICCCTEYEAGRLGRFLYETLKIAYYWKSDESIYERECGNMPGFAVYYRYPNSQRVTYGQFIKVHWKWSQRITRLLIQCLESTEYMEIRNALIMLTKISSVFPVTRKSGINLEKRVAKIKSDEREDLKVLATGVAAALAARKPSWVTDEEFGMGYLELKPSPSMTKSSAGNSATVQSGINLNVSQTESVSGKHVDSGNTVKDQAIRTKTVDGKSERIESITVTKSDAGHIKLKSSSMVNGLDAQSSMAPSSVQSGMPKSMENPKQVEESINRASDEHGTRSTELRTSAKRSVPASSLAKPSKQDPVKEDGRSGKPVARTSGSLSSDKDLQTHALEGRHTGTTNVPSSNGNTISGSTKGSNPPVKISLDGPGNESKAEVGVAKSSDIRASMVKDDGNDITDNPRGSSSRIVHSPRHENTVVTSKSNDRVQKRASSVEEPDRLGKRRKGDVELRDFETELRFSEREKMMDPRFADDKLGPEEHGLYRASDKPLERTKDKGNERYERDHRERMDRLDKSRGDDFVAEKPRDRSIERYGRERSVERMQERGSDRSFNRLPEKAKDERNKDDRNKLRYNDASAEKSHGDDRFHGQSLPPPPPLPPNVVPQSVGAGRRDEDVDRRYGATRHSQRLSPRHEEKERRWSEETVVSQDDAKRRKEDDFRDRKREEIKVEEREREREKANILKEELDLNAASKRRKLKREHLPTDEPGEYSAVAHPPSSAGTGMPLAYDGRDRGDRKGPIMQHPSYIDESSLRIHGKEAASKLNRRDSDPLYDREWEDEKRQRADQKRRHRK is encoded by the exons ATGTCTCTTCCACCCATAGAGTGTGCATACGTAACGGAAGAGTGTATTCGGGAATGGAGGAGTGGCAACCCTGCCCTCAAGGTTTCCCAACCTGTTCCAATGCTTCGCTTTCTCTACGAGCTCTGCTGGACCATG GTTCGGGGAGAATTGCCCTTTCAGAAGTGTAAAGTAGCATTAGATTCTGTTATATTTTCAGATAAAGCTTCCAATGAGAAAATAGCTTCAAATTTTTCTGATATAGTGACCCAGATGGCTCAAGAT CATACAATGTCAGGAGAGTTCCGTTCTCGTCTCATCAAACTG gCAAGATGGCTTGTGGAATCTGAAATGGTTCCAGTTAGGCTACTTCAAGAACGTTGTGAG GAAGAATTTTTGGGGGAGGTTGAGTTGATCAAAATTAAGGCTCAGGAGTTGAAGGTTAAAGAG GTCAGAGTTAATACCCGACTTCTCTATCAGCAAACCAAATTCAACCTTCTCAGGGAAGAGAGTGAGGGCTATGCAAAGCTG GTTACTCTTCTTTGTCGGGACTCTGAAGCACCTACTCAAAAATCATCTGCAGCAACAATTGGCATTATTAAG TCATTAATTGGCCATTTTGATTTGGATCCAAATCGTGTTTTTGATATT GTTCTTGAGTGTTTTGAACTGCAGCCTGATGATGATGTGTTTATAGAATTGATTCCTATTTTTCCAAAG TCTCATGCTTCACAGATTCTTGGATTTAAGTTTCAATATTATCAACGGATGGAAGTCAACGGTCCTGTTCCATTTGGGCTCTATAGACTGACAGCCTTGCTGGTGAAGCAAGATTTTATTGATCTTGATAGCAT ATATGCTCATCTACTTCCCAGGGATGATGAGGCATTTGAGCATTacaatactttctcttccaagcgCCTTGATGAG GCTAATAAAATTGGAAGAATAAACCTTGCTGCAATTGGAAAAGATCTAATGGATGATGAGAAACAGGGGGATGTCACTATAGATCTCTTTGCTGCTATAGACATGGAAACAGATGCGGTTGAAGAGCGGACAACTGAGCTTCAGAGCAGTCAGACTTTGGGCTTGCTTACTGGCTTTCTTTCAGTGGATGACTG GTATCATGCACATCTACTCTTTGAACGTCTTTCACCACTCAATGCAGTGGAACATATTCAAATATGTGACAGTTTGTTCAG GCTTATCAAGAAGTCAATTTCTTCAGCATATGATGTTATTCGTCAGACACATCTTCAAAATCCTGGATTGTCCACAGGAGGCAGCACTGATGTTATGGATGTAGATAACTCTTCAGGATTCAGTTCTTTCATAGATCTTCCAAAGGAACTTTTTCAGATGCTTGCTTGTACTGGACCTTATCTCTACCGTGATACTGTACTGTTGCAGAAG GTTTGTAGGGTGTTGAGAGGTTATTACCTTTCTGCTCTTGAGCTTGTAAGTCATGGAAATGGTGTCTTGAATCCTCAATTACAAGTTCCTGGAAATCTTCACCTACATCTTAAGGAGGCAAGGCTAAGGGTGGAGGATGCTTTAGGAGCATGTCTACTACCTTCTCTGCAGTTAATTCCTGCCAATCCAGCCGTTGGCCAGGAAATTTGGGAACTAATGAGCCTTCTTCCTTATGAG GTGCGATATCGTTTGTATGGTGAATGGGAAAAAGATGATGAGCGCATTCCTATGCTTTTAGCTGCAAGACAAACTGCCAAG TTGGACACTAGACGTATTTTGAAACGGCTGGCAAAGGAAAATTTGAAGCAGCTGGGCCGGATGGTTGCAAAATTAGCTCATGCCAACCCTATGACTGTCCTTCGAACAATTGTTCATCAG ATTGAGGCTTATAGAGACATGATTACTCCTGTAGTGGATGCATTTAAGTACTTAACTCAG CTTGAGTATGATATATTGGAATATGTTGTGATTGAGCGCTTGGTGCTTGGCGGACGTGATAAGTTAAAGGATGATGGCCTTAATTTGTCTGATTGGCTTCAATCTCTTGCTTCATTTTGGGGCCACCT GTGTAAGAAGTACCCATCAATGGAATTACGGGGCCTTTTCCAGTATCTTGTGAATCAGTTAAAGAAGGGGCAGGGAATTGAGCTTGTTCTACTgcag GAGCTTATTCAACAAATGGCTAATGTCCAGTACACGGAGAACTTGACTGAGGAACAGTTGGATGCAATGGCTGGGAGTGAGACTCTCAGATATCAAGCAACATCTTTTGGTGTAACTCGGAATAATAAG GCATTGATAAAGTCAACTAGCAGACTTCGAGATGCATTACTTCCAAATGATGAACCGAAGTTGGCGATCCCCCTGTTACAGCTTATTGCTCAACATTGTTCTTT GGTTGTCATCAATGCAGATGCACCCTACATTAAAATGGTTAGTGAGCAATTTGATAGATGTCATGGAACTCTCCTTCAATATGTGGAGTTTCTTTGCAGTGCAGTCACTCCAGCATCAAATTATGCCATTCTTGTTCCCTCCCTCAATGACCTGGTTCACCTTTACCACCTAGACCCTGAG GTTGCTTTCTTGATATATCGCCCTGTAATGAGGCTTTTCAAGTCTCCGAGGAACCCTGATGTTTGCTGGCCCTTGGGTGATAAAGATGCTGCAAGTGATGCATCTACAAACTTTGAGTCTGATCCTTTGGATCATTCTGCTAGTATGGTTCTAAATCTTGGCTCTGATCAAAATCCTATAAG TTGGTCGTATCTTCTTGATACTGTTAAAACCATGTTGCCTTCAAAAGCATGGAATAGCTTATCTCCTGATCTTTATGCTACGTTTTGGGGTCTTACATTATATGATCTGTATGTTCCAAAAAATCGTTATGAGTCAGAAATAGCCAAATTGCATGCTAATCTTAAATCTTTGGAGGAGCTTTCTGACAATTCAAGCTCAGCAATCGcgaagaggaagaaagaaaaggaaagaattcAAGAATCTCTTGATCGTCTGATCAGTGAACTGCATAAACATGAAGAGAATGTTGCATCTGTTCGTAGACGGCTTTCTCATGAAAAAGACAAATGGTTAAGTTCCTGTCCTGACACCTTAAAGATCAACATGGAGTTTCTTCAGCGTTGTATATTTCCACGCTGTACTTTTAGTATGCCAGATGCAGTTTATTGTGCTATGTTCGTACACACACTCCATTCCCTTGGAACCCCCTTTTTTAACACAGTCAATCACATAGATGTTCTTATTTGTAAGACCCTACAGCCAATAATATGCTGCTGCACTGAATACGAGGCAGGCAGGCTTGGCAGGTTTCTGTATGAGACTTTGAAGATTGCATACTATTGGAAG agtGATGAATCTATTTATGAACGTGAGTGTGGAAACATGCCTGGCTTTGCTGTCTACTATAGATATCCGAATAGCCAGCGAGTTACATATGGCCAGTTCATTAAG GTACACTGGAAGTGGAGTCAAAGAATCACTCGTTTACTAATTCAGTGTCTTGAATCTACCGAGTACATGGAAATTAGAAATGCTCTTATAATGTTGACAAAAATTTCTAGTGTTTTCCCTGTTACTCGGAAGAGTGGGATCAACCTTGAAAAGCGG GTAgctaagattaaaagtgatgaaaGGGAGGATCTTAAGGTGTTGGCAACTGGTGTTGCAGCAGCATTGGCTGCTAGGAAG CCTTCTTGGGTTACCGATGAAGAATTTGGTATGGGTTATCTTGAGTTGAAACCTTCACCATCTATGACTAAATCTTCAGCTGGAAACTCCGCAACTGTACAAAGTGGGATAAATCTCAATGTTTCACAAACTGAATCTGTCAGTGGAAAACATGTGGACTCCGGAAACACAGTCAAAGATCAGGCAATAAGAACAAAAACTGTAGATGGCAAGTCCGAGAGAATTGAAAGCATTACAGTGACAAAATCTGATGCTGGCCACATTAAACTCAAGAGTAGTTCAATGGTGAATGGATTGGATGCTCAATCATCCATGGCCCCGTCTTCTGTACAATCTGGGATGCCAAAATCTATGGAAAACCCAAAGCAAGTGGAAGAATCCATAAATAGAGCATCAGATGAACATGGGACAAGAAGTACTGAG TTAAGAACTTCAGCAAAACGTTCAGTTCCTGCTAGTTCACTTGCAAAGCCCTCAAAACAAGATCCTGTAAAAGAGGATGGTAGATCTGGAAAACCTGTTGCTAGAACTTCTGGTTCCTTGAGCAGCGACAAGGATCTACAAACCCATGCATTGGAGGGAAGACACACTGGAACTACCAATGTACCTTCTTCAAATGGTAACACCATTTCAGGTTCTACAAAAGGTTCAAATCCACCAGTCAAGATTTCATTGGATGGTCCTGGTAATGAATCCAAGGCAGAGGTTGGAGTTGCCAAGTCTTCTGATATTAGGGCTTCTATGGTGAAGGATGATGGAAATGATATTACTGACAATCCAAGAGGATCCTCCTCTCGCATAGTTCATTCCCCTAGGCATGAAAACACAGTAGTTACTTCAAAGTCTAATGATAGAGTTCAGAAGAGAGCTAGTTCTGTTGAAGAACCTGACAGACTAGGTAAACGACGGAAAGGGGATGTGGAGCTAAGAGATTTTGAAACTGAACTCAGATTCTCTGAAAGAGAGAAGATGATGGATCCTCGATTTGCTGATGACAAATTGGGACCAGAGGAACATGGTCTGTACAGGGCAAGTGATAAGCCATTGGAAAGGACAAAAGACAAAGGCAACGAAAGATATGAAAGGGATCACAGGGAAAGAATGGACCGTCTGGATAAGTCTCGTGGTGATGACTTTGTTGCAGAAAAACCTAGGGATAGGTCAATTGAAAGATATGGAAGAGAACGATCTGTTGAGAGAATGCAAGAGAGGGGTAGTGATAGGAGTTTTAATAGACTCCCTGAGAAAGCCAAGGATGAAAGAAACAAGGATGATAGAAATAAATTACGATACAATGATGCATCAGCAGAAAAATCTCATGGTGATGATCGCTTCCATGGGCAAAGCTTGCCTCCACCTCCCCCTTTACCTCCTAATGTGGTTCCTCAATCTGTAGGAGCTGGTAGGCGTGATGAAGATGTTGATAGAAGGTATGGAGCTACAAGGCACTCTCAAAGACTTTCTCCAAGGCATGAAGAAAAAGAACGGAGATGGTCTGAAGAGACTGTGGTTTCTCAGGATGATGCCAAACGCCGAAAAGAAGACGATTTTCGAGATCGAAAACGTGAGGAAATTAAG GTGGAAGAGAGGGAGCGGGAAAGAGAGAAAGCAAACATTCTAAAGGAAGAGTTGGACTTAAATGCCGCATCCAAGAGACGTAAACTCAAGAGGGAGCATTTACCAACTGATGAACCTGGCGAGTACTCTGCAGTGGCCCATCCACCTTCTTCCGCTGGTACTGGCATGCCGCTGGCATATGATGGAAGGGACAGAGGAGACAGAAAGGGACCCATCATGCAGCATCCAAGTTACATAGATGAATCAAGTCTCAGGATTCACGGTAAAGAGGCGGCCAGCAAGTTGAATCGCCGTGATTCAGATCC CTTGTATGACCGTGAATGGGAGGATGAGAAGAGACAAAGAGCTGATCAGAAGCGAAGGCACCGGAAGTAA